Proteins encoded together in one Phalacrocorax aristotelis chromosome 7, bGulAri2.1, whole genome shotgun sequence window:
- the LOC142059511 gene encoding receptor-transporting protein 3-like, giving the protein MRTWQDIFAVKVEDMHLTEPWTLQRDDSLQVHVLKPGWKEFVQHRVLGRFRCSQCFHEWSSAKAHILFHMCRCWGQGMVRMRAFRQACRRCPNSRLEEPEFSQETMETLSHNLVLKILKYFYRLPIQPSNLLEVVVDAVVAGPHDSTRCEGCQLGICSKSRLLLAQDACEPLMDTDEAKTHHSLKHQVMKPHATPTHHSSPFISNFPWKWCCCIGSSLLCVLAVLLFILLYFTKK; this is encoded by the exons ATGAGGACCTGGCAGGACATTTTTGCAGTGAAGGTTGAAGACATGCACTTAACAGAGCCATGGACTCTTCAGAGGGATGATAGCCTGCAGGTGCACGTCCTCAAGCCTGGCTGGAAGGAGTTTGTGCAGCACCGTGTGCTTGGGAG GTTTCGGTGCTCCCAGTGCTTTCATGAGTGGTCCTCGGCCAAAGCGCACATCCTCTTCCACATGTGCCGGTGCTGGGGCCAGGGCATGGTACGGATGCGAGCCTTTCGCCAGGCATGCAGGCGGTGCCCCAACTCCCGGCTGGAGGAGCCTGAATTCAGCCAGGAGACCATGGAGACACTTTCGCACAACCTGGTACTAAAGATCCTCAAGTACTTCTATCGCCTGCCCATTCAGCCCTCCAACCTCCTGGAAGTTGTTGTGGACGCAGTGGTGGCGGGGCCGCATGACAGCACCCGCTGTGAGGGCTGCCAGCTTGGTATTTGCAGCAAGTCGAGGCTGCTGCTGGCGCAGGACGCCTGTGAGCCCTTGATGGATACAGATGAGGCCAAGACCCATCACAGCCTGAAACACCAGGTCATGAAGCCCCATGCAACCCCAACCCACCACTCCTCACCCTTCATAAGCAACTTCCCCTGGAAATGGTGCTGCTGCATTGGCAGctctttgctctgtgttttggCAGTGCTCCTCTTCATCCTGCTTTATTTCACCAAGAAGTAG